Proteins from one Mesorhizobium sp. AR10 genomic window:
- the queC gene encoding 7-cyano-7-deazaguanine synthase QueC has translation MKTLVVCSGGLDSVTLAHKVAAEYELAGLLSFDYGQRHQKELGFAALCAERLNVPHRSIDIRQIGRGLSGSALTDGVDVPDGHYAEDTMKVTVVPNRNAIMLATAFGLAAAHKVEAVATAVHGGDHFIYPDCRPAFIDAFQMMQDRALDGYAKIRLYAPYVNLTKADIVRDGATYGTPFAQTWSCYKGAERHCGRCGTCVERREAFHLSGHPDPTDYEDSDFWLDALRRRIA, from the coding sequence ATGAAAACTCTAGTCGTCTGCTCCGGCGGATTGGACTCCGTTACTCTTGCTCACAAGGTGGCAGCGGAGTACGAGCTCGCCGGCCTCCTATCTTTCGATTACGGCCAACGGCACCAGAAGGAATTGGGATTCGCCGCCCTTTGCGCTGAACGACTGAACGTACCGCATCGCAGCATCGACATCCGCCAAATCGGCCGCGGCCTTTCCGGCTCCGCGCTGACCGACGGTGTGGATGTGCCGGATGGGCACTACGCCGAAGACACGATGAAGGTCACGGTGGTGCCGAACCGGAACGCCATCATGTTGGCCACCGCCTTCGGTCTCGCCGCCGCGCACAAGGTCGAAGCGGTGGCGACTGCCGTGCACGGTGGGGATCATTTCATTTATCCCGACTGCCGTCCTGCCTTCATCGACGCTTTCCAGATGATGCAAGACCGCGCGCTCGACGGCTACGCGAAGATTCGCCTTTATGCGCCCTATGTGAATCTCACGAAGGCAGACATCGTTAGGGATGGAGCAACATACGGCACGCCATTTGCGCAGACCTGGTCCTGCTACAAGGGCGCCGAGCGTCACTGCGGGAGGTGCGGGACCTGCGTCGAGCGGCGCGAGGCGTTTCATCTCTCTGGGCACCCCGACCCCACCGACTACGAGGACTCCGACTTCTGGCTCGATGCGCTGCGAAGGAGGATCGCATAA
- the queD gene encoding 6-carboxytetrahydropterin synthase QueD: MFRITKEFHFSASHQLTSLPPDHQCARLHGHNYIVEVELSANGLNDNGFVRDYHDLAPFKRYIDESFDHRHLNDVLGHERVTAESLARHFYLWCKALLPETSAVRVSETPKTWAEYRP; encoded by the coding sequence ATGTTTCGCATCACCAAGGAATTCCACTTCTCGGCCTCGCATCAGCTCACCTCGTTGCCGCCCGATCACCAATGCGCGCGTCTGCACGGGCATAACTACATCGTCGAAGTGGAGCTTTCAGCGAATGGACTGAACGACAACGGTTTCGTGCGCGACTATCACGATTTGGCGCCATTCAAACGCTATATCGACGAGAGCTTCGATCATCGACATCTCAACGACGTGCTCGGACATGAGCGAGTCACCGCGGAATCCCTGGCCAGACATTTTTATCTATGGTGCAAGGCACTCCTGCCCGAGACCTCGGCCGTGCGGGTGAGCGAAACGCCGAAAACCTGGGCGGAATACCGGCCATGA
- the queE gene encoding 7-carboxy-7-deazaguanine synthase QueE, translating to MTDTHPAIRVSEIFGPTIQGEGVLIGLPTVFIRTGGCDYRCSWCDSLHAVDNQYRHEWEMMPIDGVWQTVVTLSGGRPVMVSLSGGNPAIQPFRALIERGHGEGYRFALETQGSVVRDWFADLDVLVLSPKPPSSEMRTDWATLEACVDAAQEKPQIVLKLVVFDESDYAYAKGAAERFPRLPVYLQPGNHTPPRPGNEDASVDLDGIMKRMEWLVEKVTGDRWFDARVLPQLHVLLWGNKRAV from the coding sequence ATGACCGATACGCATCCCGCAATCCGCGTGAGCGAGATTTTCGGGCCGACGATCCAAGGCGAGGGCGTGCTCATCGGTTTGCCGACGGTCTTCATCAGAACCGGCGGGTGTGACTATCGCTGTTCCTGGTGCGACAGTCTCCATGCGGTGGACAATCAATACCGCCATGAATGGGAGATGATGCCAATCGACGGGGTATGGCAAACCGTCGTTACGCTTTCCGGCGGCCGGCCAGTAATGGTGTCGCTATCAGGCGGAAATCCGGCCATTCAGCCGTTTCGTGCGCTCATCGAGCGAGGCCATGGTGAAGGTTACCGTTTTGCGCTCGAGACCCAAGGTTCGGTGGTCAGGGACTGGTTTGCCGACCTCGACGTGCTGGTCCTCAGCCCTAAGCCGCCTTCAAGCGAAATGAGGACCGATTGGGCCACTCTCGAGGCGTGCGTCGATGCGGCGCAGGAGAAGCCGCAGATCGTGCTCAAGCTCGTTGTTTTCGACGAGAGCGACTACGCCTACGCGAAAGGCGCCGCGGAGCGATTTCCGCGCCTTCCGGTTTACCTGCAACCCGGCAATCACACGCCGCCCCGTCCTGGCAACGAAGACGCGTCTGTCGATCTGGACGGAATAATGAAACGCATGGAGTGGCTGGTTGAAAAGGTAACCGGCGACAGGTGGTTCGACGCCCGCGTGCTGCCGCAGCTGCACGTTCTGCTGTGGGGCAACAAGAGGGCCGTCTAG
- a CDS encoding DsbA family protein, whose amino-acid sequence MFLDYNCPHCRTADLIIQQALKDDPNLKVVYKEYPGKGPGSKFAQWRRSPPASRENMSRSITPLWLLAVGSANSPS is encoded by the coding sequence GTGTTTTTGGACTACAACTGCCCGCACTGCCGGACGGCAGACCTTATCATCCAGCAAGCCCTCAAGGACGATCCCAATCTGAAGGTTGTCTACAAAGAGTATCCGGGCAAGGGACCGGGCTCAAAATTCGCGCAGTGGCGGCGCTCGCCTCCCGCAAGCAGGGAAAATATGAGCCGTTCCATCACGCCCTTATGGCTGCTCGCGGTCGGCTCAGCGAATTCTCCATCCTGA
- a CDS encoding DsbA family protein — MAALASRKQGKYEPFHHALMAARGRLSEFSILTIARQVGLDVEQLKRDMDDPAIPNALERNRALATKLYITGTPALVLGDEVIAKVPEIPTLKRLIAKEREKTKRYNPAGSPTSAF; from the coding sequence GTGGCGGCGCTCGCCTCCCGCAAGCAGGGAAAATATGAGCCGTTCCATCACGCCCTTATGGCTGCTCGCGGTCGGCTCAGCGAATTCTCCATCCTGACTATCGCACGACAGGTGGGCCTCGATGTTGAGCAGCTCAAGCGGGACATGGATGATCCGGCCATCCCAAACGCCCTTGAGCGCAATCGCGCGCTCGCGACCAAGCTGTACATCACCGGCACGCCGGCGTTGGTGCTCGGCGACGAAGTGATTGCAAAGGTGCCCGAGATTCCCACGCTGAAACGCTTAATCGCCAAAGAGCGGGAAAAAACTAAGCGTTATAACCCTGCCGGATCACCAACTTCGGCATTTTGA
- a CDS encoding TlpA disulfide reductase family protein — protein MALQIESPAPSIKVENWLRGEPLTSFQPGKVYIVEFWATWCGPCVDGMPHLMQLQEKYRESGVEIVGVAASEDAPTADEARSKLDAWLTEKFSNLNYRIAFDSTGEMDKLWMEPSFSVAIPTMFVVDRDGHIAFIGHPMELDEVLPKVLNGSWRASDQAKSADTDRIAEGETIAREQALKKLINDRYWAAVEKQEWKTALSAIEEGIALLPDKLGFRRSHVNLLLHKMRDMQAGLPVMRQFVRDAINRNSENWMIAALDELFFPNFDYSHFPSAERLAMGKQLSEHILALNPPESDQCKLLPYPVALYYHESGNKDRAIELIELALKSLGSPELIRDGDKQREISHLLQFLANFKGEKVCYGALCAAPNNGRFDRWYTVCG, from the coding sequence GTGGCATTACAGATCGAGTCCCCGGCTCCTTCGATTAAAGTTGAGAACTGGCTGCGTGGCGAGCCCCTCACGAGCTTTCAGCCCGGCAAAGTGTACATCGTCGAATTTTGGGCAACGTGGTGCGGACCATGTGTGGACGGGATGCCCCATCTGATGCAGCTGCAGGAGAAATACAGGGAGAGCGGAGTTGAGATCGTCGGAGTCGCGGCTTCTGAAGACGCTCCAACGGCCGATGAGGCCCGAAGCAAGTTGGACGCTTGGTTGACTGAAAAGTTCTCGAATCTGAACTATCGGATCGCGTTCGACTCCACGGGCGAAATGGACAAGCTTTGGATGGAGCCCAGCTTTTCTGTCGCGATTCCGACCATGTTCGTGGTCGACCGAGACGGCCACATCGCCTTTATCGGTCATCCGATGGAACTCGATGAGGTCTTGCCGAAGGTGCTTAACGGCAGCTGGCGCGCCAGCGATCAAGCAAAATCGGCCGATACGGACCGGATCGCGGAAGGCGAAACCATAGCGCGCGAACAAGCGCTGAAGAAGCTGATCAATGATAGATATTGGGCGGCGGTGGAGAAACAGGAGTGGAAGACGGCGCTCTCGGCGATCGAAGAGGGCATCGCCTTGTTGCCGGACAAGCTCGGTTTCCGCCGGTCTCATGTGAATCTGTTGCTTCACAAAATGCGCGACATGCAGGCCGGCTTGCCCGTCATGCGCCAATTCGTTCGCGACGCGATTAACAGAAACTCCGAGAATTGGATGATTGCGGCGCTAGACGAACTCTTCTTTCCGAACTTTGACTATTCGCACTTTCCGTCTGCTGAACGCTTGGCAATGGGAAAACAGCTGTCCGAACACATTCTGGCACTGAATCCCCCAGAAAGCGACCAATGTAAGCTCCTGCCTTATCCGGTGGCTCTGTACTATCACGAGAGCGGCAACAAAGATCGGGCGATCGAGCTGATCGAGCTGGCACTGAAGTCGCTGGGCAGTCCGGAGCTTATCCGGGACGGAGATAAACAGCGCGAAATATCGCATTTGCTGCAGTTCCTGGCCAACTTCAAGGGTGAGAAGGTTTGTTACGGCGCTCTATGTGCGGCTCCAAACAATGGCCGATTCGACAGGTGGTATACCGTTTGCGGCTGA